A segment of the Palaeococcus ferrophilus DSM 13482 genome:
GAACATGGCTGACCTGGACGAGAGTGACTTTATGGAGTACCTCACGGAGGACGATTCCACGGGGGTCATCACGGCCTACATCGAGGGCGTTAAGAACGGTAGGAAGTTCTTTGAGGTGGCGAAGAGGGCCACTAGGAAGAAGCCCGTGATAATCCTCAAGAGTGGGAGAACGGAGGCTGGCGCTAAAGCCGCTGCTTCTCACACTGGCTCTCTGGCTGGTTCTTACGCGATTTATCAAGCTGCTTTCGAGCAGGCGGGCGTTTTGGAGGCTAAAAGCATGCGCCAGCTCTTCAACTACGCGAAGGTTCTTGCCATGCAGAAGCCAGCTAAGGGCAACCGCGTGGCTATAGTTACGAACGGTGGTGGCGCGGGTGTCATGATGAGTGATGGTTTGCTTGAGCGCGGTATGAAGCTTGCCGAGCTTAGTGGGGAGACGAACGAGCGCTTTAGGAAGGCCATCGAAGAGGGCAAGCTCCCGCACCACATGAGTTACAAGAACCCGATTGACATTATAGGGGATGCTCCGTCGAGCAGGTACGAGATTGCCATGAGGTACGCTCTTGAGGATGAGAACGTTGACGTTCTTGTTGTCATAGCGCTCTTCCAGAGTCCGGCTTTGGATGAGGGGATTGTTGAGGCTATGGAGAGGATGGAGGCTTATGGTAAGCCGATAGTGTTTGTGGCCCCGGGTGGAGAGTACCCGGAGAGGATGGCGAGGAGGATTGAGGAGAAGGGCGTTCCGGTTTACGAGACGGTTGAGGATGGAGTGGACGCTGTTTACGCCCTCGTCC
Coding sequences within it:
- a CDS encoding acetate--CoA ligase family protein; its protein translation is FDCTFNPPERQARPPFGKIAFMSQSGAFGAAILDWAARHEVGMSKFISLGNMADLDESDFMEYLTEDDSTGVITAYIEGVKNGRKFFEVAKRATRKKPVIILKSGRTEAGAKAAASHTGSLAGSYAIYQAAFEQAGVLEAKSMRQLFNYAKVLAMQKPAKGNRVAIVTNGGGAGVMMSDGLLERGMKLAELSGETNERFRKAIEEGKLPHHMSYKNPIDIIGDAPSSRYEIAMRYALEDENVDVLVVIALFQSPALDEGIVEAMERMEAYGKPIVFVAPGGEYPERMARRIEEKGVPVYETVEDGVDAVYALV